The sequence GTCCATTCGGTCCCATAAATTTTGCATCAGCAGTATAACAATTGGCTACACCCACCGAATCCCCATTGGCTAAGGCCTCCATAAATTTTTTGTTGGCGGCATCGATTTCATTTTTTGCCATCGAAAGATCAAAGGCAGGCTTGGCAACCTCCCCAACGACTGCTTCAGGCTTATCATCATTACAACTCAACACGAACAATACAATCAAAGAACCAGCCATTACAATAGAAAATAAATTTTTCATGACAGTAATTATTATGGGTTATTGAATACTCATTTTTCTGCCTTCTTTTAATATGATCTCTATGATCTCTTCAATATCTTTTTCTGATGTCCTGAAATTCACAATACAACCCCGCAAACAATATTTTCCCATGACAACAGCATTGGATAAAAATACTTCCCCGCCCTTTTGCAACTCATTCAATAAAGATTCATTCAACGTATTCAGGTAGGTGGCTTTCTCCTCCGAATCATTCATAAATCCAGCCGGGATATACCGTAAAGTAGTAATGCTTAAATTATGGGAAATGGCTTCCAGTTCTTCATGTGCGTCAGCAAGGTCATACATCAATTTCGACAACCGGATATCTTCGCTGATCATTTCCGCATATCCCTTTCGGCCCACCTGTTGCAACATGAGCCAGACTTTCAAGGCCCTGAACCCCCGCGAATTCTGTAATCCATATTCATAATAATTCTGCATGACCGCTTCACCACTATCAAAATTATAATATACCGGGTGCGAACTGAAAGTAGCCGTCAGGTGGTTAGGGTCCTTCACCAAAGTACAGCCGGCTTCAAGCGGACTATACAACCATTTGTGGGGATCAAGGGCAATAGAATCAGCGGCATCAATGCCATCAAACATCTCCTTCAGTTCAGGCAGAACAGCCGCCGGAATACCATAAGCGCCATCTACATGGAACCATATCCCGTAGTCTTTACAGATCGATGCAATGGCCCTGAGGTCATCCACTGCACCAGTGCTTACATCACCGGCAGTGCCCACCACTATAATTGGGAGGAAGCCATTTTGCACATCATCCTGTATCGTCTTTTCCAGGACGCTTGTATCCATCTTATTATGGGCATCTGCGGGTATCCAGCGAATGGCATTCAGGC comes from Flavihumibacter fluvii and encodes:
- a CDS encoding pyridoxal phosphate-dependent decarboxylase family protein, with the protein product MNKKRISPIDISPGDFRKMGYQLVDQVADFMGRITELQVTPGETPEQLQKVLGTGPLPENGSPPEALLIRATDLVVNHSLYNGHPKFMGYITGAAAPIGALADLLAASVNPNVGAQVLSPMATEIEKQTVKWLAEFIGVSNNYGGVLVSGGNMANFTGFLAGRTAKAPKETKAEGISAASHKMLVYCSKTTHTWIEKAAFLFGLGLNAIRWIPADAHNKMDTSVLEKTIQDDVQNGFLPIIVVGTAGDVSTGAVDDLRAIASICKDYGIWFHVDGAYGIPAAVLPELKEMFDGIDAADSIALDPHKWLYSPLEAGCTLVKDPNHLTATFSSHPVYYNFDSGEAVMQNYYEYGLQNSRGFRALKVWLMLQQVGRKGYAEMISEDIRLSKLMYDLADAHEELEAISHNLSITTLRYIPAGFMNDSEEKATYLNTLNESLLNELQKGGEVFLSNAVVMGKYCLRGCIVNFRTSEKDIEEIIEIILKEGRKMSIQ